In Oryza sativa Japonica Group chromosome 11, ASM3414082v1, the following are encoded in one genomic region:
- the LOC4350398 gene encoding mitochondrial dicarboxylate/tricarboxylate transporter DTC — protein sequence MAEAKQQQQQPQAATAAAASGVWKTVKPFANGGASGMLATCVIQPIDMVKVRIQLGEGSAASVTKKMLANEGISAFYKGLSAGLLRQATYTTARLGSFRVLTNKAVEANDGKPLPLVQKAGIGLTAGAIGACVGSPADLALIRMQADSTLPAAQSRNYKNAFHALYRIAADEGVLALWKGAGPTVVRAMSLNMGMLASYDQSVELFRDTLGAGEVTTVLGASAVSGLCASACSLPFDYVKTQIQKMQPDASGKYPYTGSLDCAMKTLKSGGPFKFYTGFPVYCVRIAPHAMMTWIFLNEIQKLEKRLGL from the exons atggcggaggcgaagcagcagcagcagcagccgcaggcggcgacggcggcggcggcgagcggggtgTGGAAGACGGTGAAGCCCTTCGCCAACGGCGGCGCCTCCGGGATGCTCGCCACCTGCGTCATCCAGCCCATCGACATGGTCAAG GTGAGGATCCAGTTGGGTGAGGGCTCGGCGGCTTCTGTCACCAAGAAAATGCTTGCAAATGAGGGAATTAGTGCCTTCTACAAG GGCTTGTCTGCTGGTTTGCTCAGGCAAGCAACATACACAACCGCTCGTCTCGGATCCTTTAG GGTTCTAACAAACAAAGCGGTTGAAGCAAATGATGGGAAGCCACTGCCTCTAGTCCAGAAAGCTGGTATTGGTCTCACCGCAGGAGCAATTGGAGCCTGTGTTGGTAGTCCTGCGGATTTGGCACTCATTAGGATGCAGGCTGATTCAACGTTGCCAGCAGCCCAAAGTCGCAATTATAAGAATGCTTTTCATGCACTTTATCGTATTGCTGCTGATGAAGGTGTTCTAGCACTTTGGAAGGGCGCAGGTCCAACTGTAGTGAGAGCTATGTCGCTAAATATGGGCATGCTTGCCTCCTATGATCAGAGTGTGGAGTTATTTAGAGACACACTTGGTGCTGGAGAAGTCACTACTGTACTTG GGGCCAGTGCTGTTTCAGGGTTATGTGCGTCTGCTTGCAGTTTACCCTTTGATTATGTGAAGACACAGATTCAAAAGATGCAGCCTGATGCCTCCGGGAAGTATCCATACACTGGGTCTCTTGATTGTGCCATGAAGACCTTGAAGAGTGGAGGCCCATTTAAGTTCTACACTGGCTTTCCTGTGTACTGTGTCAGGATTGCACCACATGCCATG ATGACTTGGATATTCCTAAATGAGATCCAGAAGCTCGAGAAGCGTTTAGGCCTCTAA